The following are from one region of the Epinephelus fuscoguttatus linkage group LG11, E.fuscoguttatus.final_Chr_v1 genome:
- the LOC125897609 gene encoding trace amine-associated receptor 1-like: protein MILALLDDIKDDIEPATQRSHALPGIVKLVSTSDARMGSDGTRIPVITSYVLCVFVACLSVLIMSGNLLVIISIIYFKQLHTPTNYLILSLAVADLLVGVVVMPFSTILAVSSCWHLEGLLYRYYAVCQPLRYRTKITVHVIVIMILVSWTVSALNGIGLTIRGLNEEQSNKCVLFQRLTSLGIMGTFFAYYLPGTVMFIIYLKILMVSQRQQHPEHNLKMERKATKTLAIVMGVFLICWTPFFLSFTVYPLSNYTIPVSVIASFKWLGWSNSMLNPFVYGFFYTWFQTSFKMIISGKIFQGAERSGEDHGGKAGRADTVYPSTGAQVWVTGGARKRSADIK, encoded by the exons ATGATCCTTGCGCTACTAGATGACATCAAGGATGACATTGAGCCTGCCACCCAGAGATCCCATGCTTTACCTGGCATTGTCAAATTAGTGTCTACTAGTGATGCGCGGATGGGCTCTGACGGCACCCGAATCC CAGTCATAACTTCATATGTATTATGTGTCTTTGTTGCCTGTTTATCCGTTCTTATAATGTCTGGAAACCTTCTGGTAATAATCTCTATCATATACTTCAAACAGCTCCACACTCCTACAAACTACCTCATCCTCTCTCTGGCTGTGGCTGACCTGCTTGTTGGTGTTGTAGTTATGCCTTTTAGCACAATACTGGCTGTAAGCTCATGTTGGCATCTTGAAGGTTTGCTCT ATAGATACTATGCAGTGTGTCAGCCTCTGAGGTACAGAACTAAAATAACTGTCCATGTTATTGTGATCATGATCCTAGTGAGCTGGACTGTTTCTGCTCTAAATGGAATTGGCCTCACAATTCGAGGACTGAATGAAGAACAATCTAAcaagtgtgttttatttcagcGTCTCACAAGTCTAGGAATTATGGGAACCTTTTTTGCTTATTACCTCCCAGGTACTGTAATGTTCATCATCTACCTAAAGATCTTGATGGTGTCACAGAGACAGCAGCATCCAGAACACAATCT taagatggagagaaaggccACCAAAACTCTGGCTATTGTTATGGGAGTTTTTCTCATCTGTTGgactcctttctttctttctttcaccgTTTACCCTTTGAGTAATTACACAATACCAGTTTCTGTGATTGCATCATTTAAATGGCTTGGATGGTCAAATTCAATGCTCAATCCATTTGTCTATGGTTTCTTTTACACCTGGTTTCAAACATCTTTCAAAATGATAATTTCTGGGAAAATATTTCAAG GAGCGGAGAGAAGTGGAGAGGACCACGGAGGTAAGGCGGGGCGggccgacactgtgtatcccagtacgggtgctcaagtgtgggtgacagGAGGAGCGCGGAAGAGGAGCGCGGACATCAAATAG